The Fibrobacter sp. genomic sequence GCAAATCCATTCCTCTCTACCTGGAACCCGGCCGTGGGAAATTCGAAATTTTGGCCATTTTTGTGCCGGACCGGGTGGGGCTTCTTGGAGGAAAAAGGCAAAAACCTGCCCAAAATCCCATAAAACCCGCCCATAAAACACTTTTTGTGCAAAAAGCCCCTACTTTTAGGCAAAGAAAAGATTAAATTATTACATAACTTGTTCACGTTCAAAGAGTTACAAGGATTACTATGGGATTTTTGAAAACTGCGACTTTGTGCCTCGGTCTGGGAGTGCTGGTTGCGTCTGCCTATATCGTCAAGGAAGGCGACACCCTCTGGGACCTGAGTGACGAATTCCTGAACGACCCCTTCGCCTGGCCCGACCTGTGGGAAAACAACAGGCATATCCAGGACCCCCACTGGATTTATCCAGGTGACTCCATCTACTTCGGGGACAGCACCCGAGAAGAACCTGTAGCGATCCCCACCACCCAGAACCGCTACCCTTGCGGCGGCGCCATCGCCGACACCAACCTCCCTAAGGGCGTTTCCGCCGTAGGTTGCGACCAAGGCGATGCACGGAACGGCGACTTCGAAAACATGTTGGGTGACCTGCGCAACCGCGACAAGCGCCCCAAGAAAACAAAAAAAGACGATGTATACTATTACAATAAACGTCCCGCACCCAAGATTTTTAATGGTTATTACCAGATTCTCGCCCCAGAGATTTACGATGTTGACGCCCTGAAAAAAGACGAAACATTCTTTTCTATCCGCTCTGGAGAACGCAAAGAACCGATTCTCCATATTCCTGAAATGGAAGTGGTGGTTGGAGTCGGAAAAAAGACCGACATCAAGGCAAAAAAAGGTGATCTTGTGGAGATTCTTGACGCCCGGGCCATCGAGGTTCCCGGCACTCACGGAAAGAGTTTTGACACCTACGCCATGCTCAGACTTTCGGGTATTGCAAAAATCACAGCCGTTGGCGACACACTGTCCCGCGCCCAAATTGTGCAAAGCTTCAGAGAAATCAAGATCAACCAGTCTAAGGCCCGCATGAAAAAACAGCCCAAGGTTTTAGATGTAAAAGGTTACGGCAAAGAACAGGAAGCCGACATTGCGGAAATGGCCACCATACGTTACGCCATGGATCCCATGTTGATTATTGGAGCATATTCTTATGTACTCATCGACAAGGGTAAAGAAGACAAATTCAAAACCGGCGATGCCATTGCCATCTGGGAAGAAGACAAGTCA encodes the following:
- a CDS encoding LysM peptidoglycan-binding domain-containing protein; translated protein: MGFLKTATLCLGLGVLVASAYIVKEGDTLWDLSDEFLNDPFAWPDLWENNRHIQDPHWIYPGDSIYFGDSTREEPVAIPTTQNRYPCGGAIADTNLPKGVSAVGCDQGDARNGDFENMLGDLRNRDKRPKKTKKDDVYYYNKRPAPKIFNGYYQILAPEIYDVDALKKDETFFSIRSGERKEPILHIPEMEVVVGVGKKTDIKAKKGDLVEILDARAIEVPGTHGKSFDTYAMLRLSGIAKITAVGDTLSRAQIVQSFREIKINQSKARMKKQPKVLDVKGYGKEQEADIAEMATIRYAMDPMLIIGAYSYVLIDKGKEDKFKTGDAIAIWEEDKSDESIPPRLLGRGIIARAADHEAAVLIREIYSNNRRVEMGHKVSVTHRAQLAK